From Methanoculleus oceani, a single genomic window includes:
- a CDS encoding cofactor-independent phosphoglycerate mutase — protein MKYIIILGDGMADEPLAELGGRTPLEYAEIPNMDRIAREGRCGMLRTVPDGFEPGSDVANLSILGYDPRTSYTGRGPLEAASMGIDLGDGEMAYRCNLVAIRGGVMEDFNAGHISSAEGAELLRDLSAALGDVRVYPGISYRNLMVVPRARGAVTTPPHDIVGRTVGEFLPSGDDAGILLDCMERSRKIFADHPVNRRRREEGKTPATEVWPWSGGRKPSLTPFREKYGLAGGVISAVDLLNGIARLAGMEVIRVPGATGFLDTDYEAKARHAVDALDRLDFVYMHVEAPDEAGHMGSVEEKVRAIERLDEAIGIVLDRPETTVAVLPDHPTPIRCKTHTADPIPFAVLGKGRDDASAFSEREAVRGSFGLMQAPDLLSLLFSR, from the coding sequence ATGAAGTACATCATAATCCTCGGAGACGGCATGGCGGACGAGCCGCTTGCCGAACTGGGGGGCAGGACACCCCTCGAATACGCAGAGATACCGAATATGGACAGGATCGCCCGCGAGGGGCGGTGCGGGATGCTCCGGACCGTGCCGGACGGGTTTGAGCCGGGGAGCGACGTCGCGAACCTCTCCATCCTGGGCTACGATCCCCGCACCTCCTATACGGGAAGGGGGCCGCTCGAAGCGGCCAGCATGGGGATCGATCTCGGGGACGGCGAGATGGCCTACCGGTGCAACCTGGTCGCGATCCGCGGCGGGGTGATGGAGGACTTCAACGCCGGGCACATCTCCAGTGCCGAGGGCGCAGAACTCCTTCGTGACCTCTCTGCTGCGCTCGGTGACGTCCGGGTCTACCCGGGGATCAGCTACCGGAACCTGATGGTCGTTCCCCGCGCGCGCGGCGCCGTCACCACCCCGCCCCACGACATCGTCGGCAGAACCGTCGGAGAGTTCCTTCCGAGCGGAGACGACGCCGGCATCCTCCTCGACTGCATGGAGCGGTCCAGGAAAATCTTTGCCGACCACCCGGTCAACCGCCGCCGCCGGGAGGAGGGGAAGACCCCGGCAACCGAGGTCTGGCCGTGGAGCGGCGGGAGGAAACCGTCCCTCACACCCTTCAGGGAGAAGTACGGCCTTGCCGGCGGTGTGATCTCCGCAGTCGATCTCTTGAACGGCATCGCCCGCCTTGCCGGGATGGAGGTGATCCGCGTCCCGGGTGCCACCGGGTTCCTGGATACTGATTACGAGGCGAAGGCGCGGCATGCAGTCGACGCCCTCGACCGCCTCGACTTTGTCTACATGCACGTCGAGGCCCCCGACGAGGCCGGGCACATGGGGAGCGTGGAGGAGAAGGTGCGGGCGATCGAGCGCCTCGACGAGGCGATCGGGATCGTCCTGGACCGGCCGGAGACGACCGTCGCGGTCCTCCCCGACCACCCGACGCCGATACGGTGCAAGACCCATACCGCGGACCCGATACCGTTTGCGGTGCTCGGGAAAGGGAGGGATGACGCTTCTGCGTTCTCCGAGCGCGAGGCGGTACGGGGATCTTTCGGGCTCATGCAGGCCCCCGACCTCCTCTCCCTGCTCTTTTCACGGTGA
- a CDS encoding NAD-dependent epimerase/dehydratase family protein, which produces MFCIVTGGAGFIGSHVVDALVAAGDDVLVIDDCSAGTERNLAHHAASGRVAFVRQNLLDDGWQERIKGADRVYHIAADPDVRQSAVTPDSQIRNNIVATHRVLEAMRAHGVPELVFTSTSTVYGDAAVIPTPETYTPLEPISVYGATKLACEALISSYCHSFEMTSWVYRFANIIGERSGHGVIPDFIRKLRENPRELEILGDGRQTKSYLEVGECVRAVQFGIEHSRDPVNTFNIGSEDWIDVVAIADIVAEEMGLSGVRYRFTGGTRGWVGDVPRMQLSVEKLKDLGWRCRTTSEESVRTAVRAMLG; this is translated from the coding sequence ATGTTCTGTATCGTAACGGGCGGTGCCGGTTTCATCGGTTCGCACGTCGTCGACGCCCTGGTCGCGGCGGGAGACGACGTGCTGGTCATCGATGACTGCAGTGCGGGCACCGAGAGGAACCTCGCACACCACGCGGCGAGCGGGCGGGTCGCCTTCGTCAGGCAGAACCTGCTCGATGACGGCTGGCAGGAGCGCATCAAGGGTGCAGACCGGGTCTACCATATCGCTGCAGACCCCGACGTCCGGCAGAGCGCCGTGACCCCGGACTCCCAGATCAGGAACAACATCGTCGCCACGCACCGGGTGCTCGAGGCGATGCGGGCGCACGGCGTGCCGGAACTGGTCTTCACCTCGACCTCGACCGTCTACGGCGACGCCGCCGTCATCCCGACGCCGGAGACCTATACCCCGCTCGAGCCGATATCGGTCTACGGTGCAACGAAACTCGCCTGCGAGGCGCTCATATCGTCGTACTGCCACTCGTTTGAGATGACGTCCTGGGTCTACCGGTTTGCAAACATCATCGGCGAGAGGAGCGGTCACGGTGTCATCCCCGACTTCATCCGGAAACTCCGGGAAAACCCGCGGGAACTCGAGATCCTCGGCGACGGCCGGCAGACAAAGTCCTACCTGGAGGTCGGGGAGTGCGTCCGCGCCGTGCAGTTCGGGATCGAGCACTCGCGCGACCCGGTGAACACTTTCAACATCGGTTCCGAGGACTGGATCGACGTCGTCGCGATCGCCGATATCGTCGCGGAAGAGATGGGTCTCTCCGGCGTCCGTTACCGGTTCACCGGCGGTACACGGGGCTGGGTCGGCGACGTGCCGAGGATGCAGCTCTCGGTCGAGAAACTCAAGGATCTCGGGTGGCGGTGCAGGACAACCTCTGAAGAGAGCGTGCGTACGGCGGTTCGTGCCATGCTCGGATAG
- a CDS encoding DUF368 domain-containing protein: MSRRPAMRENAGIYLRGLMMGACDIVPGVSGGTIALITGIYERLVGAIGSVDPASAKHLARGDFGSLRTDLEKIDIPFLVVLLAGIGTAFIVMSGVILSLLTYHAVETYSFFLGLIIASAVAIFLEIRSPGAATVAYLAVGTGAGFLIGGLGHLDVGHSLPVLFLTGMAALCAMILPGVSGAYITLVLNQYEYMLEALRAFSLPEIFAYIAGGVAGLLLFTKALKYLLATYHGAMLALLTGLMLGSARMLWEKGAAAGDMVSGGWVFFLVGLAVVGAVEYTKRRYQGSVT, from the coding sequence ATGAGCCGGCGTCCGGCTATGCGGGAAAACGCCGGGATCTACCTGCGCGGCCTGATGATGGGAGCCTGTGACATCGTCCCCGGCGTCTCGGGAGGGACGATTGCCCTCATCACCGGGATCTACGAGCGGCTGGTCGGGGCTATCGGCAGTGTCGACCCTGCCTCGGCAAAACACCTCGCAAGGGGCGACTTCGGGTCTCTCCGGACAGACCTCGAGAAGATCGATATCCCGTTCCTCGTCGTCCTCCTCGCCGGGATCGGCACGGCCTTCATCGTGATGTCCGGCGTGATCCTCTCCCTCCTCACCTACCACGCGGTGGAGACCTACTCCTTCTTCCTCGGCCTCATCATCGCCTCTGCGGTAGCCATATTCCTCGAGATCCGCTCCCCGGGCGCGGCCACCGTTGCCTACCTCGCCGTCGGAACCGGTGCCGGGTTCCTCATTGGAGGCCTCGGGCACCTCGACGTCGGCCACTCTCTGCCGGTCCTCTTCCTCACCGGGATGGCGGCGCTCTGCGCCATGATCCTTCCCGGGGTATCGGGAGCCTACATAACCCTCGTCCTCAACCAGTACGAGTACATGCTTGAAGCGCTCCGGGCCTTCTCCCTCCCCGAGATATTCGCCTATATTGCCGGCGGTGTTGCGGGGCTCCTCCTCTTCACGAAAGCCCTCAAGTACCTCCTCGCGACCTACCACGGGGCGATGCTCGCCCTGCTCACCGGGCTGATGCTCGGCTCAGCAAGGATGCTCTGGGAGAAGGGGGCTGCTGCCGGGGATATGGTGTCCGGGGGCTGGGTCTTCTTCCTCGTGGGCCTCGCCGTCGTCGGCGCGGTGGAATACACGAAGAGACGCTACCAGGGCAGTGTAACCTGA
- a CDS encoding methanogenesis marker 12 protein, with product MFIGIDHGTTAMRFSTGTEEFKISREEARHFSAGDLARLSPLDEIEGIAVCYSMGDGIPAVTDIGKVENRGVISREGAGKHIGGGTRVYDEIKESGIPAVVIPGLHRGSPTDPRFKAYSHQASPEKIGILYEVVHDLGNDVVVCDASSNTVTLLVTGGRITGAFDACIFAPGTRHGALDVDAIRRIDRGDSTANDAFLHAGVNHSMPPELRVETMAMFAAMECAAMLLINPGAKVALAGSMAPALAPGVEALLSRKVAVYDEWCAARGLARIARDVFSGATGILGLAVER from the coding sequence ATGTTCATCGGCATCGACCACGGCACTACCGCGATGCGCTTTTCCACCGGCACAGAGGAGTTCAAGATCTCCCGCGAAGAGGCCAGGCATTTTTCGGCCGGCGATCTTGCCCGACTCTCCCCTCTCGACGAGATTGAGGGTATCGCCGTCTGCTACTCGATGGGTGACGGCATCCCGGCCGTAACCGATATCGGGAAAGTCGAAAACCGCGGCGTCATCTCCCGGGAGGGGGCCGGCAAGCATATCGGCGGCGGCACCCGGGTCTACGACGAGATTAAAGAGAGCGGCATTCCGGCAGTCGTCATCCCCGGGCTGCACCGGGGCTCGCCGACCGATCCGCGGTTCAAGGCCTACTCCCACCAGGCGAGCCCCGAGAAGATCGGGATCCTGTATGAGGTCGTGCACGACCTCGGGAACGACGTCGTGGTCTGCGACGCGAGCTCGAACACCGTCACCCTCCTCGTGACCGGCGGCCGGATCACCGGCGCGTTCGACGCCTGCATCTTCGCACCCGGTACCCGGCACGGCGCTCTCGACGTGGATGCCATCCGCCGGATCGACCGGGGCGACTCCACGGCGAACGACGCCTTCCTCCACGCGGGCGTGAACCACTCGATGCCACCCGAACTCAGGGTGGAGACGATGGCCATGTTTGCCGCGATGGAGTGCGCTGCGATGCTTCTCATAAACCCCGGCGCGAAGGTCGCCCTCGCCGGCTCCATGGCCCCCGCCCTCGCACCGGGGGTGGAGGCGCTCCTCTCCCGGAAGGTCGCCGTCTACGACGAGTGGTGTGCGGCCCGGGGGCTTGCCAGGATCGCTCGCGACGTCTTCTCGGGAGCAACCGGGATCCTCGGGCTCGCGGTGGAGCGATAA
- the hxlB gene encoding 6-phospho-3-hexuloisomerase: MQPECPSIADLMLLMASSLEETARAINQENAGQFLDEILNAKRIYLAGAGRSGLVARAFAQRLMHLGFESYVIGETITPAFGPEDVLVAFSGSGETQSVMDVCETAREIGGKICLVTATPDSHIGRMADCIVEIGNNRHKDTDVPRDFEIRQLTGQYRSVSGSFAPLGTLFETAALVFSDALVSALMEVRHCTLEELRSRLANVQ, translated from the coding sequence ATGCAGCCGGAATGCCCCAGTATCGCCGATCTCATGCTCCTGATGGCATCAAGCCTCGAAGAGACGGCACGTGCCATAAATCAGGAGAATGCAGGTCAGTTCCTCGATGAGATACTCAACGCGAAGCGGATCTATCTCGCCGGCGCCGGCCGCTCGGGCCTCGTTGCCCGGGCGTTTGCCCAGCGGCTGATGCATCTTGGGTTTGAGAGTTACGTCATCGGCGAGACGATCACGCCTGCATTCGGGCCGGAAGACGTGCTCGTCGCCTTCTCGGGTTCGGGAGAGACCCAGTCCGTCATGGACGTCTGTGAGACCGCCCGGGAGATCGGGGGGAAGATTTGCCTCGTCACGGCGACGCCCGACTCGCATATCGGGCGCATGGCCGACTGCATCGTCGAGATCGGGAATAACCGTCACAAAGACACGGATGTCCCGCGTGACTTCGAGATCCGCCAGCTCACCGGACAGTACCGGTCGGTCTCCGGGTCTTTCGCCCCTCTCGGGACACTCTTCGAGACCGCGGCGCTGGTATTCTCCGACGCGCTCGTCTCCGCTCTGATGGAAGTGCGTCACTGCACCCTCGAGGAGCTCAGGAGCCGCCTCGCCAACGTCCAGTAA
- a CDS encoding pyruvate ferredoxin oxidoreductase subunit gamma, which yields MRELRIHGRGGQGSVTAAELIAYAAFEGGVFSQAFPAFGVERRGAPVQAFVRFSDEKIRLRSQIYEPDYIIVQDPTLVGDVDVFKGMKTGGVAIVNTEKPDFDSRVPEGVKVYTIDATTIALEELGVPITNTTLMGAFAAATGEIKLEPLEHALRSRFSGSMADKNVRAAERAYNQIGGAA from the coding sequence TTGAGAGAGTTACGCATTCATGGCAGGGGTGGTCAGGGTTCCGTGACCGCCGCCGAACTCATTGCTTACGCGGCATTTGAAGGCGGCGTGTTTTCCCAGGCATTCCCGGCCTTCGGCGTGGAACGCCGGGGTGCCCCGGTTCAGGCGTTCGTCCGATTCAGTGACGAGAAGATCCGGTTGCGCAGCCAGATCTACGAACCCGACTACATCATCGTGCAGGACCCGACCCTGGTTGGGGATGTGGATGTCTTTAAGGGCATGAAAACGGGCGGCGTTGCCATCGTCAACACCGAGAAGCCCGACTTCGATTCCCGGGTTCCGGAGGGCGTGAAGGTCTACACCATCGATGCGACCACCATTGCGCTCGAAGAACTCGGTGTGCCCATCACCAATACGACCCTGATGGGCGCTTTCGCCGCAGCCACTGGCGAGATCAAGCTGGAACCGCTGGAGCATGCACTGCGAAGCCGTTTCTCCGGAAGCATGGCCGACAAAAACGTCAGGGCAGCGGAGCGCGCATACAACCAGATCGGAGGTGCCGCGTAA
- a CDS encoding 4Fe-4S binding protein, producing the protein MALRVGCAAAPGRALENKTGAWRVFKPVFDPENCTKCGMCALVCPEGCVRETEEGTFEPDLDYCKGCGVCVEICPKKGIRMEKEEK; encoded by the coding sequence ATGGCGCTGCGGGTCGGCTGCGCCGCGGCTCCGGGCAGGGCTCTCGAGAATAAGACGGGCGCCTGGCGGGTCTTCAAACCGGTCTTTGATCCCGAAAACTGCACGAAATGCGGCATGTGCGCCCTGGTATGTCCGGAAGGGTGCGTCCGCGAGACGGAAGAGGGCACGTTCGAACCCGACCTCGACTACTGCAAGGGCTGTGGCGTCTGCGTGGAAATATGCCCGAAGAAAGGCATCCGGATGGAGAAGGAGGAGAAATAA
- the porA gene encoding pyruvate ferredoxin oxidoreductase, producing MLEFMEGSHAVAEIVKRCRPQVIAAYPITPQTHIVEDLAQMVANCEIDAEYITVESEFSALSACLGASAAGSRVYSATTSQGLALMFEVCFNAAGMRQPIVMTIANRSLGAPLSIWNDQQDSISLRDSGWLQYYAEDNQEAADLHMIAYRVCEDHDILLPAFVCFDGFILTHTYEPVTLPSQEEVDAYLPAFKPYQRLDAANPLSMGMYATPEYYTEFRYEIDRALYRAKDAFARAGREFGEQFGRDYSALVEGYRLEDADTALVAMGSICGTAKDAIDEMREHGRKVGLLKIRTYRPFPGPEIADALKGVSTVAVLDKNISLGNGGAVGTEVKSALYGSGAAVYDYIIALGGRDVRKKDIAAVVDLAEKGKGDMFYGLRTEVL from the coding sequence ATGCTGGAATTTATGGAAGGGTCGCATGCAGTGGCCGAGATCGTGAAACGCTGCCGCCCGCAGGTTATCGCCGCCTATCCCATCACGCCGCAGACGCACATCGTCGAGGATCTTGCTCAGATGGTGGCGAACTGTGAGATCGATGCCGAATACATAACGGTCGAGAGCGAGTTCTCGGCCCTCTCCGCCTGCCTCGGTGCGAGTGCAGCGGGCTCCCGTGTCTACTCGGCAACGACCTCCCAGGGGCTTGCTCTGATGTTTGAAGTCTGCTTCAACGCGGCGGGAATGCGCCAGCCGATCGTGATGACGATTGCGAACCGCTCGCTCGGTGCGCCGCTCTCGATCTGGAACGACCAGCAGGACTCGATATCCCTGCGCGACTCCGGGTGGCTGCAGTACTATGCGGAGGACAATCAGGAGGCTGCCGATCTTCACATGATCGCTTACCGGGTCTGCGAAGACCACGACATTCTCCTGCCGGCGTTCGTCTGCTTCGACGGATTCATCCTCACGCACACCTACGAACCGGTTACCCTCCCTTCCCAGGAGGAGGTGGATGCCTATCTCCCGGCTTTTAAGCCATACCAGCGGCTGGACGCCGCGAATCCGCTGAGCATGGGGATGTACGCGACGCCCGAGTACTACACGGAGTTCCGGTATGAGATCGACCGGGCACTGTACCGCGCCAAAGATGCTTTCGCGAGAGCCGGGCGCGAGTTCGGCGAACAGTTCGGCAGGGACTACTCGGCACTCGTCGAGGGTTACCGTCTCGAGGATGCCGATACCGCACTCGTCGCCATGGGCTCCATCTGCGGCACCGCAAAGGACGCCATCGACGAGATGCGCGAGCACGGCCGGAAGGTGGGGCTCTTGAAGATCCGGACCTACCGGCCGTTCCCCGGCCCGGAGATCGCGGATGCGCTCAAAGGCGTCTCGACGGTGGCGGTGCTCGACAAGAACATCTCGCTCGGCAACGGCGGAGCGGTCGGCACCGAGGTGAAATCGGCGCTCTACGGATCCGGTGCGGCCGTGTACGACTACATCATCGCTCTCGGCGGACGCGACGTGCGGAAGAAGGACATCGCTGCGGTCGTCGACCTCGCCGAGAAGGGAAAAGGAGATATGTTCTATGGATTACGGACGGAGGTGCTCTGA
- a CDS encoding thiamine pyrophosphate-dependent enzyme, producing the protein MAEVEGGGCELFSAGHRACGGCGPALAARLLLKATGKNAILVASTGCMEVFSTPYPETAWGVPWIHSLFENAAAVASGIEASLKRQGRTEKVLCVCGDGATFDIGVLCISGAFERGHDITYICYDNEAYMNTGIQRSGATPYGASTTTSPAGKCSPGNLHPKKDMPAILAAHGAPYVATASIAYPNDFVQKVERAINTPGPCYIQVHTPCCTGWGFESGETLNMAKLAIETGLWVNYEMVDGVVEKAKKVRRKPVEEYLAKQKRFRHLFKPARQDDMIANIQAVADANAERFGIDIKRKESSE; encoded by the coding sequence ATGGCTGAGGTAGAAGGGGGAGGATGCGAGCTCTTCTCGGCCGGGCACCGGGCGTGCGGAGGATGCGGCCCGGCACTTGCGGCCCGCCTGCTCCTCAAGGCGACCGGGAAGAACGCGATCCTGGTGGCATCGACCGGCTGCATGGAGGTCTTCTCCACGCCCTACCCGGAGACTGCCTGGGGGGTCCCCTGGATCCACTCGCTCTTCGAGAACGCCGCAGCGGTTGCCTCGGGTATCGAGGCGTCGTTAAAGAGGCAGGGACGCACTGAGAAGGTTCTCTGCGTCTGCGGCGACGGAGCCACGTTCGATATCGGGGTGCTCTGCATCAGCGGCGCCTTCGAGCGGGGCCACGACATCACCTACATCTGCTACGACAACGAGGCTTACATGAACACGGGCATCCAGCGGTCGGGCGCGACACCCTACGGCGCGAGCACCACGACGAGCCCGGCAGGAAAGTGCTCGCCCGGAAACCTGCACCCGAAGAAGGATATGCCCGCGATCCTTGCTGCTCACGGTGCGCCCTACGTCGCGACGGCCTCGATCGCTTACCCGAACGACTTCGTGCAGAAGGTCGAGCGGGCGATCAACACCCCCGGACCCTGCTACATCCAGGTGCACACCCCCTGCTGCACGGGATGGGGCTTTGAATCCGGCGAGACGCTTAACATGGCGAAACTCGCTATCGAGACCGGTCTCTGGGTGAACTACGAGATGGTCGACGGTGTGGTGGAGAAGGCGAAGAAGGTGAGACGCAAGCCGGTCGAGGAGTACCTCGCAAAGCAGAAGCGCTTCCGGCACCTCTTCAAGCCTGCCCGGCAGGATGACATGATCGCGAATATCCAGGCGGTCGCCGACGCGAACGCTGAGCGGTTCGGCATCGACATCAAGCGAAAAGAATCGTCAGAATAA
- a CDS encoding LysE family translocator: protein MIEIVAASFLIGFSGAASPGPMTASVLGLGSRQPGRFVAGLIAGHGIPEAAMVAAIAFGVRDIPHIDLVALLGSGVLIALGIGQFLRAGDAVAVSEETRAPIAFGVACTLGNPYWWVWWLTFGVGFLALHPSFVEFYVGHIGADIVWLGLLGFAVSRGANILGPHYKKVVQASGLAMVLFGLYFILTILFA, encoded by the coding sequence ATGATCGAGATCGTCGCCGCATCCTTCCTGATCGGGTTCTCCGGGGCCGCCTCGCCCGGCCCCATGACCGCCTCGGTCCTCGGCCTCGGGTCACGGCAACCCGGGCGGTTCGTTGCGGGGCTTATCGCGGGGCACGGCATCCCCGAAGCCGCGATGGTCGCGGCCATAGCCTTCGGCGTGCGCGACATTCCGCATATCGACCTCGTCGCCCTCCTCGGATCCGGCGTCCTGATCGCGCTCGGTATCGGCCAGTTTCTCCGTGCCGGAGACGCCGTCGCCGTGAGCGAGGAGACCAGGGCGCCTATCGCCTTCGGAGTGGCCTGCACGCTAGGCAACCCCTACTGGTGGGTCTGGTGGCTCACGTTCGGCGTCGGGTTCCTTGCGCTCCACCCATCGTTCGTCGAGTTCTACGTCGGGCACATCGGTGCGGATATCGTCTGGCTCGGGCTCCTCGGCTTTGCCGTTTCACGCGGGGCGAACATTCTCGGCCCTCATTACAAAAAAGTGGTGCAGGCGAGCGGACTCGCCATGGTTCTCTTCGGGCTGTACTTTATTCTGACGATTCTTTTCGCTTGA
- a CDS encoding DUF5803 family protein, with product MRPPHRDRRGPALAALCLALILICTPAAAQEAVIRVLPGGTAYEATVQVSGSEHAFWTPGMMGERVPLQVEDLEVLDPSGPVDYRETGRGVIAFPEGNHTITYRAPVRDNRLVVAFDTPYAVTVALPEGVDVRNPLIGMVSPGGTISPGPNGTTEVTWDRMTVVEVRFYTPDREILLTTFGTIWLAVALVLILPLLISRRKEGE from the coding sequence ATGCGACCCCCCCATCGAGATCGACGCGGACCTGCACTCGCTGCTCTCTGCCTTGCGCTGATACTGATCTGCACCCCGGCGGCGGCACAGGAGGCCGTCATCCGGGTGCTCCCCGGCGGCACCGCCTATGAGGCCACGGTCCAGGTCTCGGGGAGCGAGCACGCCTTCTGGACCCCGGGCATGATGGGTGAGCGGGTCCCGCTCCAGGTCGAGGACCTCGAGGTGCTCGATCCTTCGGGTCCGGTCGACTACCGGGAGACAGGGAGAGGAGTCATCGCCTTCCCGGAGGGGAACCACACAATCACCTACCGGGCCCCCGTGAGAGACAACCGCCTTGTCGTGGCCTTTGATACGCCGTATGCCGTGACCGTCGCTCTTCCCGAGGGCGTCGACGTCAGAAACCCGCTCATCGGCATGGTCAGCCCCGGCGGGACCATCTCGCCCGGGCCGAACGGGACCACGGAAGTCACCTGGGACCGGATGACGGTCGTGGAGGTCCGCTTCTACACCCCGGATCGCGAGATCCTGCTCACCACCTTCGGCACCATATGGCTCGCGGTCGCGCTTGTCCTGATCCTTCCCCTCCTCATCTCGCGGAGGAAGGAGGGCGAATGA